Proteins encoded in a region of the Nitrospirae bacterium CG2_30_53_67 genome:
- a CDS encoding menaquinol oxidoreductase, whose protein sequence is MGVLSALISVMVLVLLAYVGVNRGGLNYLFGVTIPYAAVLIFFLGFIYRMVQWARSPVPFRIPTTCGQQKTLPWIKQDKLESPSDTISVLARMFLEVFFFRSLFRNTRAELREGKRLVYGSSKWLWMAGMAFHWCFLIIFIRHLRFFTMPIPAPLHMIEGMDGLLQIGVPRLYMTDLIFLAAVAFLFLRRVVIPQVRYISLPADYFPLFLILAIGTSGVLMRYFTKVDIAAVKDLTVGLATLHPHIPGVQIGSIFYIHLFLVSALFIYFPFSKLMHLGGVFLSPTRNLANNNRMVRHVNPWNYPVKVHTYEEYEDEFRAKMIKAHIPVEKE, encoded by the coding sequence ATGGGAGTTCTATCCGCCCTCATCTCAGTGATGGTACTCGTTTTATTGGCCTACGTGGGAGTGAACCGGGGAGGCTTGAATTACCTCTTCGGGGTGACCATCCCTTATGCGGCCGTTCTCATATTCTTTCTCGGGTTCATCTACCGCATGGTCCAGTGGGCGCGCTCCCCGGTTCCTTTCCGGATCCCAACCACGTGCGGCCAGCAGAAAACCCTCCCCTGGATCAAGCAAGACAAACTCGAAAGCCCGTCCGACACCATCAGCGTGCTCGCAAGGATGTTCCTTGAGGTCTTTTTCTTCCGTTCCCTTTTCAGAAACACTCGGGCTGAACTAAGAGAAGGTAAAAGGCTTGTCTATGGCTCTTCCAAATGGCTCTGGATGGCCGGGATGGCCTTTCATTGGTGTTTCCTCATCATTTTCATCAGGCACTTGAGATTCTTCACCATGCCGATCCCCGCTCCCCTGCACATGATCGAGGGGATGGACGGCCTCCTTCAGATCGGCGTGCCGAGGCTCTATATGACCGACCTCATCTTTCTGGCGGCGGTCGCCTTCCTTTTCTTAAGAAGGGTGGTCATCCCGCAGGTGCGTTACATTTCCCTTCCCGCGGACTACTTCCCCCTCTTCCTGATTCTGGCTATCGGAACGAGCGGGGTCCTGATGAGATACTTCACCAAGGTGGATATTGCGGCCGTCAAGGATCTCACCGTGGGTCTTGCAACCCTGCATCCCCATATCCCGGGGGTGCAGATCGGAAGCATCTTCTACATTCATCTCTTTCTTGTGAGCGCGCTCTTCATCTATTTTCCGTTCAGTAAACTCATGCATCTGGGGGGCGTTTTCTTGAGTCCCACGAGAAATCTGGCGAACAACAACCGCATGGTCAGGCACGTCAACCCCTGGAATTATCCGGTCAAGGTCCATACCTACGAAGAGTATGAAGATGAATTCAGGGCAAAGATGATTAAAGCCCACATTCCCGTAGAGAAGGAATAA
- a CDS encoding menaquinol oxidoreductase — protein sequence MADKLPTPAEMKIDHTPPKTGWMDTPFEFRKGTWCYSAKPKSIEYLGFPNPREWSPPDEDWKLPENWEEIIHKGFKERLGKFRSFKLFMDVCVRCGACADKCHFFLGSGDPKNMPVLRAELLRSVYRKDFTAAGKLLGKAAGARKLTVQVLKEWFYYFYQCSECRRCSVFCPYGIDTAEITMMARELMHLVGVNINWILDPAASCFRTGNHLGLEPHSFKDSIESLLDDVEEITGIRVAPSFNRKGAEILFITPSADVFADPGIYTFMGYLLLFHHIGLDYTISTYASEGGNFGLFTSNEMMKRLNAKMYAEAKRLGVKWILGGECGHMWRVVHQYMDTMNGPADFLEEPVSPITGTKFENAKSTKMVHITEFTADLIKNGKLKLDPSRNDHRKVTFHDSCNPARAMGIFEEPRYVLKSVCNHFHEMPENTIREQTFCCGAGSGLNTEEFMEMRLRGGLPRANAVKYVAEKHGVNLLTCICAIDRAVLPPLMRYWVPGVEVSGVHELVGNALIMDGEKKRTTGLREEPLEGVEEDEADV from the coding sequence ATGGCAGATAAACTTCCGACACCGGCAGAAATGAAGATAGACCACACGCCTCCAAAGACCGGGTGGATGGACACGCCCTTTGAATTCAGAAAGGGGACTTGGTGTTACAGCGCGAAGCCCAAGAGTATTGAGTATCTCGGGTTCCCCAATCCCCGGGAATGGTCCCCGCCGGATGAGGACTGGAAACTTCCGGAGAACTGGGAGGAGATCATCCACAAAGGGTTCAAGGAACGGCTCGGCAAGTTCCGTTCCTTCAAACTCTTCATGGATGTCTGTGTCCGGTGCGGCGCCTGCGCCGACAAGTGCCATTTTTTCCTTGGAAGCGGTGATCCCAAGAATATGCCGGTCCTCAGGGCCGAACTGCTCCGGTCGGTGTACCGCAAAGATTTCACCGCGGCCGGAAAGCTGCTCGGGAAAGCGGCCGGGGCGAGAAAGCTCACCGTGCAGGTGCTGAAAGAGTGGTTCTACTATTTCTACCAGTGCTCAGAGTGCCGCCGCTGTTCGGTCTTCTGCCCCTACGGCATTGATACGGCCGAGATTACCATGATGGCAAGGGAACTCATGCATCTCGTGGGTGTGAACATCAACTGGATCCTCGATCCTGCGGCCAGCTGTTTCAGGACGGGGAACCATCTCGGTCTGGAGCCTCACTCCTTCAAAGACAGCATCGAATCCCTGCTGGACGACGTGGAGGAGATTACAGGCATCCGGGTAGCCCCGTCCTTCAACCGCAAGGGGGCCGAGATCCTCTTCATCACCCCTTCCGCGGACGTCTTCGCCGATCCGGGAATCTATACCTTTATGGGATATCTCCTCCTCTTCCATCATATCGGGCTCGACTACACCATCAGCACCTACGCCTCCGAAGGGGGGAACTTCGGCCTGTTCACCTCAAACGAGATGATGAAACGGCTCAACGCCAAGATGTACGCGGAAGCCAAGCGGCTGGGTGTGAAGTGGATCCTGGGCGGGGAGTGCGGTCATATGTGGCGGGTCGTCCATCAGTACATGGATACCATGAACGGGCCCGCGGATTTTCTGGAGGAGCCGGTCTCCCCGATCACCGGGACGAAATTCGAGAATGCGAAATCCACCAAGATGGTGCACATCACCGAGTTCACCGCGGATCTGATCAAAAACGGCAAACTTAAACTCGATCCGAGCCGCAACGACCACCGGAAGGTGACGTTCCACGATTCCTGCAATCCTGCAAGGGCCATGGGTATCTTTGAAGAGCCCCGCTACGTCCTGAAGAGCGTGTGCAATCATTTCCATGAGATGCCGGAGAATACCATCCGGGAGCAGACCTTCTGCTGCGGGGCCGGTTCCGGGCTGAATACCGAGGAGTTCATGGAGATGAGGCTCCGGGGCGGGCTCCCCAGGGCGAATGCCGTGAAGTACGTGGCGGAAAAACACGGCGTGAACCTGCTTACCTGTATCTGTGCGATCGACCGGGCCGTGCTTCCTCCCCTGATGAGATACTGGGTTCCCGGAGTCGAGGTCAGCGGCGTGCACGAACTGGTGGGGAATGCCCTGATCATGGATGGCGAAAAGAAGAGGACGACCGGTTTGCGTGAAGAGCCTCTTGAAGGCGTAGAGGAGGACGAAGCCGATGTATGA